A region of Vigna radiata var. radiata cultivar VC1973A unplaced genomic scaffold, Vradiata_ver6 scaffold_48, whole genome shotgun sequence DNA encodes the following proteins:
- the LOC106752814 gene encoding peroxidase 20-like, whose translation MDLFFYRVFGSGRKDSLKSSFSGANLFILAPNSSLEVLIDNFKQQGLDIEDLVTLSDNHTIGRVRCLNFGQRMYEAEDEYHYVNDRYKRYTTFRRILRFICPVEVEGRDNKFAPLDLQTPKRFDNQYFINILGGNGLLGSDNVLISQDLDGKSTEHVWFRINGSCPTITCTSPPAYRSSLSLKNFPM comes from the exons ATGGATTTATTCTTCTACAGGGTGTTTGGCTCAG GGAGGAAGGATTCTCTGAAGTCAAGTTTCAGTGGAGCTAACCTTTTCATTCTTGCTCCAAATTCCTCTCTAGAGGTTCTCATAGATAACTTTAAGCAACAAGGCCTTGACATAGAAGACTTGGTAACTTTATCag ataACCACACTATAGGAAGAGTAAGATGTCTAAACTTCGGGCAGAGGATGTATGAAGCAGAAGATGAATATCACTATGTCAATGATCGCTACAAGCGGTACACAACCTTTAGGAGAATTCTGCGGTTCATTTGCCCTGTTGAGGTTGAGGGAAGGGACAACAAATTTGCACCCCTTGATTTGCAGACCCCAAAAAGGTTTGACaaccaatattttataaacattcTTGGAGGTAATGGCTTGTTAGGTTCTGATAATGTTCTTATCAGCCAGGATTTGGATGGAAAGAGTACAGAGCATGTTTGGTTCCGAATTAATGGATCATGTCCTACTATCACGTGTACCTCTCCGCCAGCATACCGTAGCTCCTTATCACTAAAAAACTTTCCCATGTGA
- the LOC106752838 gene encoding cannabidiolic acid synthase-like 1: MKHLSSYFTFATAIALLFSFEPPLLDTSEKFVQCFYNYPNITNSNSNVLYTQTNSSYSSVLNATIQNLRFLNIISKPQVIVTPEDVSHIQATIVCSQRHGLQIRTRSGGHDYEGXSYVXEVPFVXIXLINLREVTVDAENQTAWVQTGAQLGELYYRIYEKSKTLGFPAGVCYSVGTGGHISGGGYGFLMRKYGLASDNIVDAQIVDVNGNVLDRQAMGEDLFWAIRGAGGASFGVIVAWKIKLVPVPSTVTVFNVVRTLEENATEIFQKWQVVASKLXERIYIRXDMXXVXSREXGKKTIQXXFXSMFLGGVEELVPLMQKSLPELGLDRKDCTETSWIGSAVFLNYPWFGNASLEAPEVLLNRTQIYLGYYKGKSDYVRQPISIDGLRGLWRFLYDDEIEYAQLQFAPYGGRMYEISESELPFAHRSGYIFHIHYVTIWQTAGDEAAQRHMNWIRELYKYMEPYVSNSPRVAYVNYRDLDVGVNNNGYTSYDQASIWGLKYFGNNFRRLATVKTKVDPYNFFRNEQSIPTLLDEEI, from the coding sequence ATGAAGCACCTGAGCTCCTATTTCACCTTCGCTACTGCCAttgctcttttattttcatttgaacctCCTTTACTTGATACTTCTGAAAAGTTTGTTCAATGCTTTTACAACTATCCCAATATCACCAACTCAAACTCCAATGTTCTTTACACCCAAACAAACTCTTCATACTCCTCTGTCCTAAATGCTACCATTCAAAATCTTAGGTTCTTAAACATAATCTCAAAACCTCAAGTAATTGTGACACCAGAGGACGTTTCCCATATTCAAGCCACCATAGTGTGCTCCCAACGTCATGGCCTGCAAATTCGAACCCGGAGTGGAGGTCATGATTACGAGGGTCNCTCNTACGTTNCCGAGGTTCCCTTTGTCNTCATTGANCTCATAAACCTTCGAGAAGTCACAGTTGATGCAGAAAATCAAACTGCATGGGTTCAAACAGGAGCACAGCTTGGAGAACTCTACTACAGGATTTACGAGAAAAGCAAAACACTTGGATTCCCAGCTGGNGTGTGCTATAGTGTGGGCACTGGTGGCCACATCAGTGGAGGTGGTTATGGATTCTTGATGCGTAAGTACGGTCTTGCCTCAGATAATATCGTAGATGCCCAAATAGTAGATGTGAATGGTAATGTACTTGACAGACAAGCCATGGGTGAGGATTTGTTTTGGGCAATCAGAGGAGCTGGTGGAGCAAGCTTTGGAGTCATCGTGGCTTGGAAGATAAAACTAGTTCCAGTTCCATCAACTGTGACGGTATTCAATGTTGTAAGAACATTGGAAGAGAATGCAACGGAGATCTTTCAAAAGTGGCAGGTTGTGGCGAGTAAATTGGANGAGCGTATATACATTAGGNTGGACATGNAAANGGTNCNNTCACGTGAATNTGGAAAGAAGACAATACAANTCANTTTTNTCTCCATGTTTCTAGGAGGTGTAGAAGAACTTGTTCCATTGATGCAAAAGAGCTTACCCGAGTTGGGTTTGGACAGAAAAGACTGTACTGAGACTAGTTGGATTGGCTCAGCTGTCTTCTTGAATTATCCGTGGTTTGGAAATGCAAGCCTCGAAGCCCCAGAAGTTTTGCTGAACAGAACTCAAATTTATTTAGGTTATTACAAAGGAAAATCTGATTATGTGAGGCAACCTATTTCAATTGACGGATTACGAGGTTTATGGCGCTTTCTTTATGACGATGAGATTGAATATGCGCAGCTTCAATTCGCTCCTTATGGAGGCAGAATGTATGAGATTTCTGAATCTGAACTTCCATTCGCACACAGGTCTGGATACATATTTCATATTCACTACGTGACTATTTGGCAAACTGCAGGGGACGAGGCTGCACAAAGGCACATGAATTGGATTAGAGAACTGTATAAATATATGGAACCTTATGTTTCAAACTCCCCAAGAGTTGCATATGTGAATTACAGAGACCTTGATGTTGGGGTTAATAACAATGGTTATACAAGCTACGACCAAGCCAGCATTTGGGGTCTCAAGTATTTCGGTAACAATTTCAGGAGATTGGCTACCGTGAAGACAAAGGTTGATCCTTACAACTTTTTCAGAAACGAACAAAGTATTCCTACGCTGTTGGatgaagaaatttaa